The following proteins are encoded in a genomic region of Thiomicrospira sp. R3:
- a CDS encoding mechanosensitive ion channel domain-containing protein yields the protein MFNVYLLQVLEAIGLEEAGQEFAALFLTLLSVLILIALGFYLSRQLLLPMLSRLIDHLDGDTLSATHEERPRLASHIAHLVPAILLINFVEFFFSSWQSWEIWTNKITWLYLYVFIGLTFTSLIDLITAILALKFSNSNLPYRVISQLVKLITFIVVGILSVSLLVGSSPAFLLSGLGALTAVLLLVFRDTLLGLVASVQVAANRMVAKGDWIEMPKYGANGNVIEVALTTVKVRNWDNTVTTFPTYALISDSFINWRAMQESGGRRIKRSIQLDIHTVRFVDEEELTKFKNNPFLARFFEEQNYVDLDQVDLTNSAVFRAYIEWTLRQHPLINQDLMVMARQLQPTELGLPIEVYCFSADKAWVNYEKIQSDIFDRLLAVLPLFDLMAFQRLGGKGQSIT from the coding sequence ATGTTTAACGTTTACTTGCTTCAGGTTCTTGAAGCTATAGGGCTTGAGGAGGCAGGGCAAGAATTTGCGGCCTTATTTTTGACATTGTTAAGTGTTTTGATTCTTATTGCGCTTGGTTTTTATTTGTCCAGGCAGTTACTTTTGCCTATGTTGAGCCGTTTAATTGACCATCTAGATGGCGACACCCTCTCCGCTACGCATGAGGAGCGTCCCAGGTTAGCGAGTCATATTGCGCATTTGGTTCCAGCTATTTTATTGATTAACTTTGTGGAGTTCTTTTTTTCAAGTTGGCAGTCCTGGGAGATCTGGACGAACAAAATAACCTGGCTTTATTTATATGTTTTTATAGGGTTAACTTTTACTAGCTTGATTGATTTAATCACGGCTATCCTTGCACTTAAGTTTAGCAATTCTAATTTACCCTATCGAGTAATTTCCCAGTTGGTGAAATTGATCACCTTTATCGTTGTGGGTATTTTGTCAGTGAGTTTGTTAGTGGGATCTTCTCCTGCCTTTTTGTTAAGTGGTTTAGGTGCGCTAACGGCCGTTCTGTTATTGGTTTTCCGCGATACGTTATTGGGGTTGGTGGCCAGTGTTCAGGTTGCGGCCAACCGAATGGTTGCCAAGGGTGATTGGATTGAAATGCCGAAATACGGTGCTAACGGCAACGTGATTGAGGTGGCGTTAACAACGGTTAAGGTACGCAACTGGGATAATACCGTGACCACCTTTCCGACCTATGCATTAATCTCAGACTCGTTTATTAATTGGCGCGCGATGCAAGAATCGGGCGGGCGACGGATTAAACGCTCCATTCAACTTGATATTCATACGGTTCGTTTTGTGGATGAAGAGGAATTAACCAAGTTCAAAAACAACCCATTTTTAGCGCGGTTTTTTGAAGAACAAAACTATGTTGATTTAGATCAAGTCGATTTAACCAATTCGGCAGTGTTTCGTGCTTATATAGAGTGGACGCTTCGCCAGCACCCGTTGATTAATCAAGATTTGATGGTGATGGCGCGACAGCTGCAGCCCACTGAGTTAGGTTTGCCGATTGAGGTTTATTGTTTTAGTGCTGACAAAGCCTGGGTAAACTATGAAAAAATTCAGTCAGATATTTTTGATCGTTTACTGGCTGTATTGCCCTTGTTTGA
- a CDS encoding HDOD domain-containing protein, producing the protein MEQTLRQALLAIKGLKLPELPEELILIEQELASRFCSSHRIVAIIEQNTTLSGEVLRLANSPVYKLRQPAQTIGQAVLMLGLDNIKNLVFSASMKHLFNSSELYKDIMSHSVDVAVCMADLSEWVADITRDEAYMMGLFHNAGCLMLATKDPENYAKIFQLSHSSPSEYIKREQLKYNTSHTAIGVLLGKKWHLPIDILSAIYLHHISECRKIENDRVRALVALTKIANSIVSEISLGAYRGEEMKLYEKDGKNELMIPDGVIREIRIALMGYSNRIS; encoded by the coding sequence ATGGAACAAACGCTTCGCCAAGCACTGCTGGCAATTAAAGGTCTAAAACTGCCTGAGTTGCCAGAAGAATTGATTTTGATTGAACAAGAATTAGCCAGCCGTTTTTGTAGCAGTCATCGTATTGTGGCGATTATTGAACAAAATACCACCCTGTCTGGTGAGGTATTGCGCTTAGCCAACTCCCCCGTTTATAAACTACGTCAACCTGCACAAACCATTGGGCAAGCTGTATTAATGCTGGGTTTGGACAATATCAAAAACCTGGTTTTTTCAGCAAGTATGAAACACCTGTTTAACTCTTCAGAACTTTACAAAGATATTATGAGCCATTCGGTTGACGTCGCCGTCTGTATGGCAGACCTATCAGAATGGGTTGCGGATATTACCCGCGACGAGGCTTATATGATGGGCTTATTTCACAATGCGGGTTGCCTTATGCTGGCAACTAAAGACCCAGAAAACTATGCCAAAATTTTCCAGCTATCTCACTCCAGCCCGAGTGAATATATTAAACGAGAGCAATTAAAATACAACACGTCTCATACCGCTATTGGTGTGTTACTTGGCAAAAAATGGCACCTACCCATTGATATTTTAAGTGCTATTTACCTGCACCATATCAGCGAGTGCCGAAAAATTGAAAATGATCGTGTACGTGCGTTAGTCGCACTGACTAAAATAGCTAACTCGATCGTGAGCGAAATTTCACTCGGTGCTTATCGAGGTGAAGAAATGAAACTCTATGAAAAAGATGGCAAAAATGAACTGATGATCCCTGATGGCGTAATCCGAGAAATTCGTATTGCGCTAATGGGTTACAGTAACCGCATCAGTTAG
- a CDS encoding UvrD-helicase domain-containing protein produces the protein MNPHIAYNPNWHPALGQDNLADSAARLSAINPHFSYIVQAPAGSGKTALLTQRFLALLARVETPEQIVAMTFTKKAAAEMRERVLHAIKQGLNPTCDSDKVYDQNTWRLARDVVQHDRDQAWCLLDNPNRLRIRTIDSMNGYLVQQMPFLSKLGTQPSLQQNSDALYVEAARAVLASEAVQTESAALLRLVNGRYRRAENQLVSMLKKRDQWMRILLGGAQREQLESALEALVLQQAQQAIMQLGPVIELGEELPELARFVLGNKPDAPLQSLAQADWPLGMALEELGAWRELAGFVLTQKGELRKKVDARSGFPAGDKAPKEKMHGLLAELANRLSDASVSGLADLMMLPDPIYTDLQWQDLAHLIRLLTHAVAHLKLAFKSAGETDFIEVAQAASDALGEDEAPTDLALQLDYQIQHLLIDEFQDTSVGQFDLVKKLVRGWMPGDGRSLFIVGDPMQSIYRFREAEVGNFLQVWTNQALAFALTPLNLTVNFRSNAALVNWYNQTFAKVFPKQDDLVLGAVSYAPAQPSPQAQEQAQEQSSVDALENQTTMHSAIQTHWALNQTGAAQAQKMAEIIQHRMSELAEGEGAGRIAVLGRSRSHLAPLAYQLKQQGIAFRAVELEGLNQRQEIQDCLALTRALLHGNDRGAWIALLRAPFIGLSLVDLYALLGADKSKLYASLTACLANDQAWLNCTAEGQARLAQAWPILQSAMALIGSQPFSRVVHQAWWQLAAAQTLDSEVELDNVQVFFEGLAQWDQSPEPLDSQQLDNWVQTLYAGGDSRPEAQKVQLMTMHKSKGLQFDTVLLPSLAKQPRHNERALVSWLEFASEQGEGLVLAPLDQTGQSGALNKLIAKVEQQKQQFEDARLIYVAATRAQNQLHLFASLNLSASQAARTLNTDTGIQPPSTSLLAQLWRQVAGEFLPLIDQEIERLAAMPASAIDSQIPAAMIKYLPYQTHKPEDWRSQIPQPLPALKASKASKAKLEQQESENALGVTELTESGKTKPEKTAMTQPGLVARRVGDLVHALLEQVAKTGVEHWNKQRIDQSRLIYRRWLSEQGVRADELEQAIERVVKSMHNALSHSTLRWALQNNHTDGACELALTSHFEQVENHILDRTFIDETGTRWIIDYKTSAARPGDQAEILAGLVEDYRPQLARYGALFNQIEQRPQKWALYFTELNEWVELNQLERFSG, from the coding sequence ATGAACCCCCATATCGCCTACAACCCAAACTGGCATCCTGCGCTGGGTCAAGATAACCTAGCCGATAGCGCGGCACGTTTAAGCGCGATTAACCCGCATTTTTCTTACATCGTCCAAGCGCCAGCCGGTTCGGGTAAAACCGCTTTGTTAACTCAGCGGTTTTTGGCGCTGTTGGCGCGGGTGGAAACGCCTGAGCAGATTGTCGCGATGACCTTTACTAAAAAAGCCGCCGCTGAAATGCGTGAACGGGTATTGCATGCGATTAAACAGGGGCTTAATCCAACGTGCGACAGCGATAAGGTCTATGACCAAAACACCTGGCGTTTAGCGCGTGATGTGGTGCAGCATGATCGTGACCAGGCCTGGTGCTTATTGGATAATCCAAACCGTTTGCGCATTCGAACGATTGATTCAATGAATGGCTATCTGGTGCAACAAATGCCGTTTTTATCCAAACTAGGCACCCAGCCGAGTTTACAACAAAATAGCGATGCCTTATATGTCGAGGCCGCGCGCGCGGTGCTGGCTTCGGAGGCGGTGCAAACAGAAAGTGCGGCGTTATTGCGCTTGGTGAATGGCCGTTATCGTCGTGCTGAAAACCAGTTGGTCAGCATGTTAAAAAAGCGTGATCAGTGGATGCGCATTTTACTGGGCGGCGCACAACGTGAACAACTAGAAAGCGCGTTAGAAGCCTTGGTATTACAGCAAGCCCAGCAAGCGATCATGCAGCTGGGCCCTGTTATTGAACTGGGTGAGGAACTTCCCGAATTGGCAAGGTTTGTATTGGGCAATAAGCCCGATGCGCCGCTGCAATCCTTGGCGCAAGCCGATTGGCCCTTAGGGATGGCGCTAGAAGAGCTTGGCGCTTGGCGTGAACTGGCGGGGTTTGTGTTGACTCAAAAGGGCGAGTTGCGTAAAAAAGTAGATGCGCGTAGTGGCTTTCCGGCTGGCGACAAAGCACCGAAAGAAAAGATGCACGGGCTGCTGGCTGAGCTGGCTAATCGTTTGTCTGATGCCTCCGTGAGTGGCTTAGCGGATTTAATGATGCTTCCCGATCCGATATATACCGACCTGCAATGGCAAGATTTGGCGCATTTAATAAGGTTGCTGACCCATGCCGTTGCGCATCTAAAATTAGCCTTTAAAAGCGCAGGAGAAACCGATTTTATCGAAGTCGCACAAGCGGCATCCGATGCCTTGGGTGAGGATGAAGCGCCGACTGATCTAGCGCTGCAATTGGATTATCAAATTCAACATCTGCTTATCGACGAATTTCAAGACACCAGTGTGGGTCAGTTTGATTTGGTTAAAAAGCTGGTACGCGGCTGGATGCCAGGTGATGGGCGCAGCCTGTTTATTGTGGGCGATCCGATGCAATCGATTTACCGTTTCCGCGAAGCGGAAGTCGGCAATTTCTTGCAGGTTTGGACCAACCAAGCCTTAGCCTTTGCGTTAACGCCGTTGAACCTAACGGTGAACTTTCGCTCAAATGCTGCGTTGGTCAACTGGTACAACCAGACCTTCGCTAAAGTCTTTCCTAAACAAGATGATTTGGTGCTGGGGGCGGTCAGTTATGCACCGGCGCAACCCAGCCCACAAGCGCAAGAACAAGCGCAAGAACAATCCAGTGTAGACGCGCTCGAAAACCAAACGACCATGCATAGCGCAATCCAGACTCACTGGGCCCTAAATCAGACTGGCGCTGCGCAAGCGCAGAAGATGGCTGAAATCATTCAGCATCGCATGAGTGAGTTGGCGGAGGGTGAGGGCGCTGGCCGCATTGCGGTACTAGGGCGCTCGCGCTCGCATTTAGCGCCCTTAGCCTACCAGCTTAAACAACAGGGTATCGCGTTTCGTGCAGTTGAGTTAGAAGGCTTGAACCAGCGCCAAGAAATTCAAGACTGCCTCGCCTTAACGCGTGCGTTATTACATGGTAATGACCGAGGTGCCTGGATTGCATTATTGCGTGCGCCGTTTATTGGTTTATCCTTGGTGGATTTGTATGCCTTGTTGGGGGCGGACAAATCCAAACTTTATGCGTCCCTCACCGCTTGTTTGGCGAATGACCAGGCCTGGTTGAACTGCACAGCCGAGGGCCAAGCGCGTTTGGCGCAAGCCTGGCCGATTTTACAAAGCGCGATGGCGCTGATCGGTTCACAGCCTTTTTCACGGGTTGTTCACCAGGCCTGGTGGCAATTAGCCGCGGCACAAACACTGGATTCTGAGGTAGAGCTGGATAATGTGCAGGTGTTTTTTGAAGGGCTTGCGCAATGGGACCAAAGCCCAGAGCCACTGGATAGCCAGCAGCTCGACAACTGGGTGCAAACCCTTTACGCAGGGGGCGATAGCCGTCCAGAAGCGCAGAAGGTGCAGCTCATGACGATGCATAAATCCAAAGGCCTGCAGTTTGATACCGTACTCTTGCCCAGCTTGGCAAAACAGCCTCGCCATAACGAGCGCGCACTGGTCAGCTGGCTAGAGTTTGCGAGTGAACAGGGCGAAGGGTTGGTGCTCGCTCCACTGGATCAAACCGGGCAAAGTGGGGCATTGAATAAACTGATTGCGAAGGTAGAGCAGCAAAAACAACAGTTTGAAGACGCTCGTTTGATTTATGTTGCGGCAACACGCGCGCAAAACCAATTGCATTTGTTTGCCAGCCTGAATCTCTCCGCAAGCCAAGCCGCTCGAACCTTAAACACAGATACCGGCATTCAGCCGCCAAGTACCAGCCTATTGGCACAACTTTGGCGACAGGTCGCGGGCGAGTTTTTGCCACTGATTGACCAAGAAATTGAACGCCTAGCCGCCATGCCAGCTAGCGCAATCGACAGCCAAATACCCGCGGCCATGATCAAGTATTTGCCCTATCAAACCCATAAGCCAGAAGATTGGCGCAGTCAAATACCTCAGCCTTTGCCAGCGCTAAAAGCCAGTAAAGCCAGTAAAGCCAAGTTAGAACAGCAAGAAAGTGAAAACGCCCTTGGCGTGACTGAACTAACTGAATCGGGTAAAACTAAACCTGAAAAAACGGCAATGACACAACCAGGCCTGGTTGCTAGACGCGTTGGTGATTTGGTGCATGCACTGCTTGAACAGGTGGCGAAAACGGGGGTAGAACACTGGAATAAACAACGAATTGACCAAAGCCGCCTTATCTATCGCCGCTGGTTATCTGAGCAGGGCGTGCGGGCTGACGAACTCGAACAGGCAATCGAGCGGGTGGTGAAATCAATGCATAATGCGTTATCACACTCAACCCTACGTTGGGCACTACAAAATAATCATACGGATGGTGCCTGTGAATTGGCACTGACCTCCCATTTCGAACAAGTTGAAAACCATATCCTTGACCGCACCTTTATCGATGAAACCGGCACACGCTGGATAATCGACTACAAAACCAGCGCAGCCCGCCCAGGTGATCAAGCAGAAATTCTAGCGGGCCTAGTTGAAGACTACCGCCCGCAGCTCGCGCGCTACGGCGCACTTTTCAACCAAATCGAACAACGCCCACAAAAATGGGCGCTCTATTTTACTGAACTCAATGAATGGGTTGAGTTAAATCAGCTGGAAAGGTTTAGCGGCTAA